gtgtgtttgtgtgtgtgtgtattttgtgtgagtttatgtgtgagagtttatgtgtgtgtgtgtttgtcctcacCGGCTTCCTCCACGTCGTACTCCTCTCCTTCGAAGTCGTTGTCGGAGTCGTCGTCCTCTGGGTCGGGATGCAGCGCCTGACACTCACACATCGCTGAGAACATGGACTCCactgcgcacacacatacacacaaacacacacacacaataagatACACTAGAGGCAGTGCGGTCTGTAATCACCAGTGTAATCTCAGTAACTATATCAGTTTTCCTTTGTTACATATATTTTTGCTTCTAAAATTCTCTTTAAACTgactttatttcacttttactaCGACGCTGCTGCATAAACGTGTGTCGACTCTTATTGTCCACAAATCCCATGATGATGTTTGTTTCTCATCACTTTGACTTCCTTCCTCCATCTGTGGCTCTCACACCAACAGGAATAAAAGCTGCATGTGTTctggactattttcagcagtcAGATGTTCAGCAGCGTTAACTGATTTATTCACACGTCTTCAGGCTACTTCCTGTTTCAGactttgaattattttatatacGAGGACACGTCGCTCTGTAATtatctctcctctgttttctcCGTCAACAGTCTTCTGATGAACTGAGTCACTCACATGCTGCCTTGTCGCTGGGCACGAATCGAATCTCTGAGATCactccttcatcatcatcatcatcatcatcatcactgctgctgtcGTCGccgccttcttcttcttcatcagctTTTTCTGCCATTTCGGCCTCGTTTTCATCTGTGAGGAGGGAAAAGATGCAAAATTTCAGCCAAACTATGACTCTAAGTCCCGcctccgcacacacacacacacgctcatgaCACCGAAGAATAAACGAGGATGTGTTCAGATGAAGACGAAACAAAGATTCCCTTGTTTTACTGACAGAAACCAGGAAAAATACCGACTCTGACTTTGTGCAGCCTCATAGATTCACAGTAAAAACTCATCAATAGATGgttgaatatgttttatatttggaGTTTCTCCTCACCGTTGAGTTTGCCGTTGACCATGACGTACAGGTGTTCCTGTGGATAAGCGCCGACGTCTCTGGAGATGGCGTGCAGGCCGATGGTCGGATACTCCAGAGAGAAACCCAAACCCGAGCCGTCGAACCACGACAAGCGcctgtcagttaaaaaaaaaaaacagtgttacaCTGTTAGAGGAAAcatgcagagggagagagatgatgatgatgatgatgatgatgaggctGCTGGTCCAGCAAAACTCTCAcaaaagtttaatatttaataattattgGATACTTTTCCAGGTATGCAAAGCaagatttgaacatttttttctaagaaTGTGGAAGATTTGGACAGTTTGTCCCAAGTTTTGGACCTGCAAGTAAATCCTGACTGAGCAGATATCCAGTTTTATTCAGAcatgtttgattattttctcctttaCTCGATTACTCAGTTTAGCTATATAATGTCATAAACTggtgaaaatatattttgccAGATCATAAGAGGAAATCTTCAGTCTATCGTctataaaagcatcaaatccaCATATTTCAGAAAGTGGAAGCagtaaatatttggcatttttg
This is a stretch of genomic DNA from Thunnus albacares chromosome 6, fThuAlb1.1, whole genome shotgun sequence. It encodes these proteins:
- the clns1a gene encoding methylosome subunit pICln, with amino-acid sequence MVLLKNLHPPTEGVRHEQAETTAVLDGQRLGCGTLYVAETRLSWFDGSGLGFSLEYPTIGLHAISRDVGAYPQEHLYVMVNGKLNDENEAEMAEKADEEEEGGDDSSSDDDDDDDDEGVISEIRFVPSDKAALESMFSAMCECQALHPDPEDDDSDNDFEGEEYDVEEAEAEHGHADIPTFYTCDEGLSALTQEGQATLERLEGMLAQSVAQQYRMAGVRTEETNAEFEDGMEVDAAAAEAGQFEDADVEH